TTTTTGACATTTCGAAATGATTTGACAAAAATCCCACAGAACGAATTTCTTGCTTTTGGAAACGAAACGGCTGGAAATGCAAATAGGTGAAGTTTGTAGCCtattacaaaatatatgttttagtaTCTTATATGCCTAGATGTTTAATATCTAAAAACGTAACTGATACACACCGATGTCTTCCtatacgtttgtgtgtgtgtgtgtgtttgaataacCTAGCCTATGTTAAAGCGttctcttaaaataataaataaataaaataaaaactaccagGAGACATATCTTATACTTTTATGTTGTAGTCATGCCactatttatgttatattatttaaggTGGTTTGcaacaattaaattgttatttCATTAGTCAAATAGAACATCACTTGTCTGTAAGTTTCCACCATGCAGTGGCGTTCAGTCATCGAAGTCAAGTCAAATTGTTATATAGTGCCACCTTGTGGCGAAGATTCGTTATGACTCGTTAACTTCTATTCCACATTAAAGTTACCTTTTTGGACGGTAAGTAACTTAAGTATTCGCTACTTTAATTTACCTGTATTTACACAAGGACAAATATTGCATGACATTCACTAAGAATGtacagatgatgatgattataatgatgatgataataataatatatttatatttaattaaatgcaaaattagtGATTCAATAAAATTTCTGATATCTTGGACTTTGTGTTGCTGGTTTACTAATAAAACAATACGAGTAGAGCTTTCAATCTCCACAGGCCCAGAGACTCCCCAACCATCAGAatctaatacaaaaaaaaatagtagggtactttaataagaaatgttttaatgttatactTTGTTAaattttattactaaacaatattatattgtattgcaacttaattattaaatgtaatattaaatgttaaaaaaatacccTTTTTAAAAAGTTCTCTATGTTTATACATCTGTTCACCGACTTCTTGGGTGTACAGtggtaaaataaacagaaatcgTCTCACATCATCTCTGGCTGGGTGTTTTGGCCCGTTCTTCTGCTGGACTGTAGCCTACATATTTCCTGTTTGCTCATTACAGTATCGCAGCTCTGCAAATCGTCATGACGTCACCGCggtgtcatttttatttacacgAGACTCCAGCTGTTCCTCTTACTCGGCAGACAGAGTCGATGTGTGTGTCCGTGGGTGTGTGTCATTGCCACGTGATCCAGCTCGCCAATGTCCTTCTACAACCCACTCAGCATCATGGCTGCGGATGCTGCGGATGCTCTCCTCCCGCACCGCATCCCCGGACCATGCCTCCTGCCCCTGCTCCTCCTGATCGCCTCCGCTCTCCCCACACCGAGCCACGGGCTGCTGGGATTCCGACCGGAGGACACGGGAGGAGATCTGTCCGTGCAGGACGGGCTGTTGAAGGCCATAGAAGGGACGCGGTTCATGTTACGCGTGTACTATGCAGCATCACCGCAGAGGCTCAACCGGACCTTCAGCAGCACCGGCAGCACTGCTGCGCCGTGGATCGCTTTCATAGAAGAACCGGAACCGGGGAGAGAGGGGCAGGTGCATCCCAAACGCAACTTGTGCGTGGAGGAGAGCGCCAGGAGCTCGGATATAGAGCTCCTCGGATCTTTCAAGTCAACCTCCAGCCAGAACTCAATCCTGGTGGAGCTGCTCGCCAAAGAACTGCGGAGAGGAGAGAACATCAAGTATTACTCCATGTGCGCCTTTGACGGGGTCAAATGGGAGCACTACCGGACGCGCGACTTCTGGCTGGCGGTGGTGGAGCGGCCGCCGCATGCGGACGGGTGGCTACAAGCGGGTCTTTCGGTGCTGCTTCTAGCACTTTCCGCGCTTTTCAGCGGACTGGTAATCAGCATGCTCGCGCTGGACCCGGTGGAGCTCAAAGTGCTGCAGAACAGCGGCACGGACAAGGAGCAAAAGTACGCGCACAAGATCGAGTCTGTACGCAAACACGGCAACTACGTCCTGTGCACCTTGGTGCTGTGCAACGTGCTCACCAACACTTTCCTGGTGGTCTGGATGTGCCAGATCCTCGGAGTGACGCCCGTCTCTACTGCGGCGTGCACTTTTCTCATCTTCTTCATCGGAGAGATCCTGCCGCACTCCGTTGCGTCTAGGCACGGGCTGGCTATCGCATCCAAGACCGTGTGGCTGACCAAGATGCTGATGCTGTTGACTTTCCCCATCACATATCCCATTAGCAAACTCCTAGACAATATGCTGCACCAGGAAATCAGCAACTTCTACACCCGTGAAAAGTTGCTGGCTATGCTGAGAGTTACCGACCCGTATCATGACCTGGTGAAAGAAGAGTTGAACATCATCCAGGGAGCTCTGGAACTCAGGAGCAAAACGGTGGAAGATGTGCTGACCCATCTCAATGACTGCTTCATGCTGGCCTCGGATGCCATCCTGGACTTCTACACCATGTCAGACGTGATGCAGAGCGGATACACTCGCATTCCTGTGTTCGAGAACGAACGGTCTAACATTGTTGATATACTGTTCGTCAAAGATCTGGCCTTTGTTGATCCAGATGACTGCACCCCGTTAAAAACCATCACTCAATTCTACAAACACCCGCTGCACTATGTCTTTAACGACACCAAACTGGATGCAGTGCTGGAGCAATTCAAGAAAGGTAAGATGTTTATCTTAGGACTCCAGTTGTGTAAAGTTACAAAAAGAAAACCCGTTTAAAATCAGTCTAAAAAAGGGTAATTCACACAAAAACCTTTTCTCACCCTTATTTCGCCCAAACCTGTATGCACTTCTTTTGTTCTAtgtaacaaaatacatttgaaatatgttaataaaacattggacttaattaaattgaatttgtatggatgaaaaaaaaaacactaggtatttacatttcaaaatatcttattttgcattaaacacaGCATTATGATGTGCATACAAttaagaatgcaaaaaaaaaaaaaaaaaatgagagaagATGATATATGAtgacagttttaattttttggtgaTCTGTTCAGTAACTTCAGAGTATTGGAGAGCatattttactttgaaattatGGAATTGTAAATGAAAATATGCTTGTTAAATCTGGtttataacatataaataatacatacatacacacacacacacacacacacacacacacatgtatatatatatatatatatatatatatatat
This portion of the Carassius auratus strain Wakin unplaced genomic scaffold, ASM336829v1 scaf_tig00214575, whole genome shotgun sequence genome encodes:
- the LOC113092407 gene encoding metal transporter CNNM1-like, whose protein sequence is MSFYNPLSIMAADAADALLPHRIPGPCLLPLLLLIASALPTPSHGLLGFRPEDTGGDLSVQDGLLKAIEGTRFMLRVYYAASPQRLNRTFSSTGSTAAPWIAFIEEPEPGREGQVHPKRNLCVEESARSSDIELLGSFKSTSSQNSILVELLAKELRRGENIKYYSMCAFDGVKWEHYRTRDFWLAVVERPPHADGWLQAGLSVLLLALSALFSGLVISMLALDPVELKVLQNSGTDKEQKYAHKIESVRKHGNYVLCTLVLCNVLTNTFLVVWMCQILGVTPVSTAACTFLIFFIGEILPHSVASRHGLAIASKTVWLTKMLMLLTFPITYPISKLLDNMLHQEISNFYTREKLLAMLRVTDPYHDLVKEELNIIQGALELRSKTVEDVLTHLNDCFMLASDAILDFYTMSDVMQSGYTRIPVFENERSNIVDILFVKDLAFVDPDDCTPLKTITQFYKHPLHYVFNDTKLDAVLEQFKKGKSHLAIVQRVNNEGEGDPFYEVMGIVTLEDVIEEIIKSEIVDETDLYTDNRTKRRVSHHERKQQDFSIFKLSESEMKVKVSPQLLLATHRFLATEVEPFKSTHLSEKILLRLIKHPSVVQELKFDEKNKRSPKHYLFQRNKPVDYFILILQGRVEVEIGKEGLKFENGPFTYYGLPAIMTILPTVHRSPSRSSGLNHSDTTIHGGSLGQLSISGGPYLPDYSVRQLTDLQIIKITRNHYQNALTATRMDSSPQTPDAESHAPGERMTIPETRSNSIALPLTEPRPCLTRFHQHSHLYRQPDSTSTLNERNRIVRSKSDGQKSPSDSVFLRMDNTPYIRDTRVERKEGTDATAVPMETDLSTSQLISSHSLGASDENLGKKLLRKLSNKKRKKSCDGDKPLEDNPEQSQVKT